The segment GTATCGACGAGCCTGTTGGCGTCGAAGCGCCAGACATCATGTTCCGGATAGCCGCGGCCGAAGCCGGTGCGGATCGGAAAGCCCGTCATCCAGCCCGAGGTCTGCAGCACGCCCACCGCGTTCTGCGGCGGGCCGAAGACGAGATTGGTGAAGCGCGTCTTGAGGTTCAGATCGAAGACGAGGCCGGTCAGGGCCTCGATGGTCAGCGGGTCCAGCGTCTCGGCCGACCAGACGAAGGCGCCGAAATGCGCCGCCTGCAAATGCCCGGCAAGCTCGGCAATGTTCTTGGCCAAGGCCCCGCCGAGGCGGCTCTTGCGGCCAGCGACCGCCGCGCGCAGCGCCGCGACGGCCTGCGGCAATTGCTCCGCACTGGCGGCGATCTCGGTCGCGCCAATCGCGGCCGCGGCATCCGGCTCGCCGCCGAGCCAGAAGATTTTGCGGGGCGCCTTGTCCGCCGAAAGACGCGGCGGCGTGCCGAGGGCCAGCCGGTCCGCGAGATCGGGCCAAAGACGCGTCAGCCGCTGGCCGATCAACAATACGAGATCGGCGCGGATGCGGACGTCGTTGGCTGTGGTCGTCATGCGGCCTGCCTGGCGCAGCACGCCGACATCGCGCAGCAAGGCATCGCTTGCCGCATGGTCGTAGGCACCGCGTAATTTCTCAGCGAGCAGAATCGCCGCGCGCGCACCGGCGACATCGGTTTGCAAGCCGGCGACAAGGGGCAGGCGCGCGCCCTCGAGCAAACGCGCCGCCTCCGCGGTCGCCGCTTCGAGCGGAACCGCCGCGCCATCAACATAAGCCGTCATATATTCCTCACGTCGTCGCCGTCGCGATCCGAGGCCATGGAGAGAGTCAGTTTTTATCGTATTTTATATAGGCGAAACGCTGATCGTCGGCCGGTGTGCCTTCGAGCGCGGAGCTTTCCCTGCCGGGCTGCCACTGCACAACCTCCTCGATCTTCTTCGCCAGTTCGAAGTCCTTGTCGGTGATGCCCTTGGCGGCATGATTTTTCAAGCGGACTTCAACCCAGGCGTAAGACGCTGTGATGTCGGGATGGTGCCAGGCGGCCTCGGCGAGGTGGCCGACCGTATTGATCACCATCAGCGTACCCTTCCAGCTTTGGGTACGATATTTCCGTCTTATCCAGCCGTCCTCGTAGTGCCAATGCGGCAATTCGCGTTCCAGATGCGCCTTGATCTCGGCTTCGTCATAGGTGCGCTCGTGCTGACGTTCGCTCATGGCAAAGCCTCCTCCTGCGCGCACTATGACAATATCGATGTTATAGGTCCAGTCTGGCGCATTGTGCAGAGCGGCGTATAAGCTCCGGCGCGGCGGCGCAATCTGTATGCAATGTCGATGTGCTTGGTCGTGCCGTAAGCGTTTGATGTCAGGTTGAAGACGTATGCAAACTCGTGTTTCGGTGCAGACCTCGGCCCGTCTTCACCTCGGATTTCTCGATCTCAACGGCGGCCTCGGCCGGCGTTTTGGCAGTTTCGGGCTGGCGATCGACCGGCCGGTGACGGCGCTGACGATTTTTCG is part of the Methylovirgula ligni genome and harbors:
- a CDS encoding tungsten formylmethanofuran dehydrogenase, with protein sequence MTAYVDGAAVPLEAATAEAARLLEGARLPLVAGLQTDVAGARAAILLAEKLRGAYDHAASDALLRDVGVLRQAGRMTTTANDVRIRADLVLLIGQRLTRLWPDLADRLALGTPPRLSADKAPRKIFWLGGEPDAAAAIGATEIAASAEQLPQAVAALRAAVAGRKSRLGGALAKNIAELAGHLQAAHFGAFVWSAETLDPLTIEALTGLVFDLNLKTRFTNLVFGPPQNAVGVLQTSGWMTGFPIRTGFGRGYPEHDVWRFDANRLVDTGEADAALWVSAYGASAPGWRRKVPFVALAVPGTSFPYPPKVNIEIGAPGQDHDAIEWTREIATFANVPAKAASDAPRVAEVIGLISEHLKG
- a CDS encoding 4a-hydroxytetrahydrobiopterin dehydratase, whose product is MSERQHERTYDEAEIKAHLERELPHWHYEDGWIRRKYRTQSWKGTLMVINTVGHLAEAAWHHPDITASYAWVEVRLKNHAAKGITDKDFELAKKIEEVVQWQPGRESSALEGTPADDQRFAYIKYDKN